In Suttonella indologenes, one genomic interval encodes:
- the orn gene encoding oligoribonuclease: MKTEYGRLIWIDLEMTGLDPQRDEIIEIATIVTDAELNILAEGPVIAIHQSDAIMDHLDDWNRRHHGASGLIERVKASRIDMAEAEKQTLEFLSQYLQAGKSPMCGNSICQDRRFLARHMPKLEKFFHYRNLDVSTIKELAARWYPQHQYHKRNTHQALADIQESIAELKHYRQHIFQSRS, from the coding sequence ATGAAAACCGAATACGGACGCCTCATTTGGATTGATTTGGAAATGACGGGGCTGGACCCGCAGCGTGATGAAATCATTGAAATCGCGACCATTGTCACCGATGCCGAACTGAATATTCTCGCCGAAGGACCGGTGATTGCCATCCATCAAAGCGATGCCATTATGGATCATTTAGACGATTGGAACCGCCGCCATCACGGCGCTTCGGGCTTGATTGAGCGCGTTAAAGCCAGCCGAATCGATATGGCGGAGGCGGAGAAGCAAACTCTTGAATTTTTAAGCCAATATCTTCAAGCCGGCAAATCGCCGATGTGCGGCAACAGCATCTGCCAAGACCGCCGTTTTCTTGCCCGCCATATGCCGAAGCTGGAAAAATTCTTTCACTACCGCAATTTGGACGTTTCGACGATTAAAGAGCTGGCGGCGCGTTGGTATCCGCAACATCAATACCACAAACGCAACACGCATCAGGCTTTAGCCGATATTCAAGAATCGATTGCCGAACTCAAACATTACCGCCAGCACATCTTTCAATCGCGCTCATGA
- a CDS encoding type II toxin-antitoxin system RelB/DinJ family antitoxin, producing the protein MSGAYSFRVPEDIKNQAFEVIKNYGLTPTQAINMFLREIALTHTIPLRLDYQPKPETIAAMQAVNRGEVEMLAVDTVDEAIVLMQKMAQETK; encoded by the coding sequence ATGAGCGGTGCATACAGTTTTCGTGTCCCAGAAGACATTAAAAATCAAGCATTTGAAGTGATTAAAAATTACGGCTTAACCCCTACCCAAGCCATCAATATGTTTTTGCGTGAAATTGCGCTTACCCACACCATTCCTTTGCGTTTGGATTATCAGCCCAAACCTGAAACCATTGCTGCAATGCAAGCCGTTAATCGGGGCGAAGTGGAAATGCTTGCTGTGGATACGGTTGATGAAGCCATTGTTTTGATGCAAAAAATGGCGCAGGAAACCAAGTGA
- a CDS encoding response regulator, whose protein sequence is MRFTQSIRCAPPKPPYAQKYRTSLSWIGCLPDGNGVQLLAMLRRDARYRHLPILMLTARSSETDITKGLETEVDDYLIKPFSVAELQARLKALLRRSGEEEHNQELHYPPLSMDLSSNQVFYQQTPFSCTAANLPCCAAS, encoded by the coding sequence ATGAGATTCACGCAGTCGATACGCTGCGCGCCGCCGAAGCCGCCTTACGCGCAGAAATACCGCACATCATTATCTTGGATTGGATGCTTGCCCGACGGCAACGGCGTTCAGCTGCTCGCGATGCTGCGCCGCGATGCGCGCTACCGTCACCTGCCGATTCTGATGCTCACCGCACGCAGCAGCGAAACCGACATCACCAAAGGATTGGAAACAGAGGTGGACGATTATCTGATCAAACCCTTTTCCGTCGCGGAATTACAGGCGCGCTTAAAAGCCCTGCTACGACGCAGCGGTGAAGAAGAACACAACCAAGAACTGCATTATCCGCCCTTGAGCATGGATTTAAGCAGCAATCAAGTCTTTTATCAACAAACCCCATTCTCCTGCACTGCCGCGAATTTGCCCTGCTGCGCTGCCTCATGA
- a CDS encoding mevalonate kinase family protein: MNITAQSPGKIILSGEHAVVYGQPAIVAAVARYTTVQFHLLSRGNSLRTALAGIATGRRTPLSALQSLRDKLDARFEAFAKGDLAVKNILQRPDDLMLYTLAQIAGHFLPTRDGEGRLRAGQLHTRSDLPLGAGMGSSAAIIAATMVLYEHLLNQPQSLAERFARIRFCERLQHGKGSAIDAAAVTYGGVQLLANQEPQPLDVSLKDCYWLLTGIPQSSTGECVAAVREQFGKDEALWQAFGACSAALQTGLQHQDTQAITAAIDDNQSLLHRIGIVPPTSQAIIAAIKNSGGAAKISGAGSIRGNAGGMLLIYHQDEAALRTLLEKDYPQLSWGRLQVAVEGAAIVSPHS, from the coding sequence ATGAATATTACGGCACAATCGCCGGGAAAAATCATATTAAGCGGAGAACATGCGGTGGTTTACGGGCAGCCGGCGATCGTAGCGGCGGTTGCGCGTTATACCACCGTGCAATTTCATCTGCTCTCGCGCGGCAATAGTTTGCGCACCGCTTTGGCAGGCATCGCCACCGGCAGACGTACGCCGCTGAGCGCCTTGCAGAGTTTGCGCGACAAACTCGATGCGCGCTTTGAAGCCTTTGCCAAAGGCGATTTGGCGGTGAAAAACATTTTGCAGCGTCCTGATGATTTGATGCTTTACACTTTGGCACAAATTGCCGGACATTTCCTGCCCACGCGCGACGGAGAAGGGCGCCTGCGTGCCGGACAATTGCATACCCGCTCGGATTTGCCTTTGGGTGCCGGCATGGGCTCTTCGGCGGCGATTATCGCCGCGACGATGGTCTTGTACGAGCATTTGCTCAATCAACCGCAGAGCTTGGCAGAACGCTTTGCACGGATTCGCTTTTGCGAACGTTTGCAGCATGGCAAAGGCAGCGCGATTGATGCGGCGGCGGTTACTTACGGCGGCGTGCAGCTTCTGGCCAATCAAGAACCGCAGCCTTTGGATGTGTCGCTAAAGGATTGTTACTGGCTGCTGACGGGGATTCCGCAAAGCAGCACCGGCGAGTGCGTGGCGGCGGTACGGGAACAGTTCGGCAAAGACGAGGCCTTGTGGCAGGCTTTCGGCGCTTGCAGCGCCGCCTTGCAGACGGGATTGCAGCATCAGGATACGCAGGCGATTACCGCCGCCATCGACGACAATCAATCTTTATTGCACAGAATCGGCATTGTGCCGCCGACCAGCCAAGCCATTATCGCTGCGATAAAGAATAGCGGCGGGGCGGCAAAAATCAGCGGTGCCGGCAGTATTCGCGGCAATGCCGGTGGAATGTTGCTGATTTATCATCAAGACGAGGCGGCATTGCGCACCCTGTTGGAAAAAGACTATCCGCAATTGTCTTGGGGGCGTTTGCAGGTGGCGGTAGAAGGTGCGGCGATCGTTTCACCGCATAGTTAA
- a CDS encoding type II toxin-antitoxin system mRNA interferase toxin, RelE/StbE family: MRLAISKEYKRDLRKIAPEILSSAEFAEVLHCLHGEKPLPAQYRDHALTGNWQGFRDCHIKNDLVLIYKIEAEQLILVRLGSHSELFG; this comes from the coding sequence ATGAGATTGGCAATCAGCAAAGAATACAAACGTGATTTACGCAAAATCGCCCCTGAAATATTAAGCAGTGCGGAATTTGCCGAAGTTTTGCATTGTTTGCACGGTGAAAAGCCTTTGCCTGCCCAATATCGCGACCACGCTTTAACGGGCAATTGGCAGGGTTTTCGCGATTGTCATATTAAAAATGATTTGGTGCTGATTTACAAAATTGAAGCAGAACAATTGATTTTGGTGCGCTTGGGGAGTCATTCAGAATTATTTGGATAA
- a CDS encoding winged helix-turn-helix domain-containing protein translates to MKHSGKVLSREQLLDQAWGDDGEIADRAVDVSVRRLRKAFEDQGYDLPISTVRELGYRLDKIDIAGEVEK, encoded by the coding sequence ATGAAACACAGCGGCAAAGTGCTCTCGCGCGAACAGCTGCTTGATCAGGCATGGGGCGATGACGGCGAAATCGCCGACCGCGCGGTGGACGTATCCGTGCGCCGGCTGCGCAAAGCCTTTGAAGACCAAGGCTATGATTTGCCGATTAGCACCGTGCGCGAACTGGGTTATCGTCTGGATAAAATCGATATAGCTGGAGAAGTGGAAAAGTAG
- a CDS encoding DEAD/DEAH box helicase family protein, which translates to MQLKFEHLAYQKDAISAIVNLFQGEPNHTQSFELTANGGSPIVANRLDLNHDEIQKNLKAVQNRFRQPETQLGQYGLNFTVEMETGTGKTYVYLRTIFELNQQYGWRKFVIVVPSVAIREGVLQSIRATKTHFETEFNKPIVHADIYRSERLNALRHFAQSSHIEILIMNIDAFKKEDNVIKRMNESGEIPIQNISQTRPIVLIDEPQNMETDLAKQAIDALNPLFVLRYSATHKQPYHKVFSLNPIEAYNQKLVKQIEVKSVLAKNDVNGAYVALKEFVSGKRKLTAKVEIYFQNQKETKKKTVSVVSGDDLFVKSGNHETYRYGFIINGLDAENGTLALSNGTVLTLGEDQDVIRDEIMKNQMAATIKEHLQKEKRLNPRGIKVLSLFFIDKVANYRNGGKFAQWFEEIYQQEARQSADGVHDGYFSQDKDTSGKTKADDDTYALIMKDKEKLLSFDSPLRFIFSHSALKEGWDNPNVFQICTLNETQSPIKKRQEIGRGLRLAVNQQGERVRDDSVNILTVIPNESYESFAANLQQEYENECGIKFSNGGAKNANQRKRQTFRKGFTLDPVFLAIWQKLLHKTRYAVQFSRDDLIQAACKLVQNMPAIHKLQIVVQKAKINQSQTDGIWGEQTHAQTVQVENADWAIPDVLLAIQKKTKLTRQSIFEILQQSGRIGEIAHNPQRFIDLASEKILLALNGLMVEGIEYFRLPENSDLAYRQSLLQWENLAQNGTEFFINAHTFSVQNQDKTIFADYINLDSQTEHDFARDCENHEDVALYFKLPSWFKVPTPIGNYNPDWAVVMKNRERVYFVAETKNTGKGIQDGVDLDKLSLPEQQKIECAQTHFDLFDDVDYRVVEKLAEL; encoded by the coding sequence ATGCAATTGAAATTTGAACATTTGGCTTATCAAAAAGATGCCATTTCCGCCATTGTGAATCTTTTTCAAGGCGAACCCAATCACACACAATCATTTGAATTAACCGCAAATGGCGGCAGCCCGATTGTGGCAAACCGTTTGGATTTAAACCACGATGAAATCCAAAAAAATTTGAAAGCGGTGCAAAATCGTTTCAGGCAGCCTGAAACCCAATTGGGGCAATACGGCTTGAATTTTACCGTTGAAATGGAAACGGGGACAGGCAAAACCTATGTCTATTTGCGGACGATTTTTGAATTGAATCAGCAATATGGTTGGCGTAAATTTGTGATTGTCGTGCCGAGCGTGGCGATTCGTGAAGGCGTGTTGCAAAGCATACGCGCCACCAAAACGCATTTTGAAACCGAGTTTAACAAACCCATTGTTCATGCCGATATTTACCGCAGTGAGCGTTTGAATGCTTTACGCCATTTTGCTCAAAGTTCGCATATTGAAATTTTGATTATGAATATTGATGCGTTTAAAAAAGAAGACAATGTGATTAAGCGCATGAATGAAAGTGGCGAAATACCGATTCAAAACATCAGCCAAACACGCCCGATTGTGTTGATTGATGAGCCGCAAAATATGGAAACGGATTTGGCAAAACAGGCAATTGATGCGCTCAATCCTTTGTTTGTGTTGCGTTATTCTGCCACCCACAAACAGCCGTATCACAAAGTATTCAGTTTAAATCCGATTGAAGCCTACAATCAGAAATTGGTCAAACAAATTGAAGTGAAATCGGTTTTGGCAAAAAACGATGTCAATGGTGCGTATGTGGCGTTGAAAGAATTTGTATCGGGCAAACGCAAATTGACCGCCAAAGTGGAAATCTATTTTCAAAATCAAAAAGAAACCAAAAAGAAAACGGTTTCGGTGGTTTCGGGCGATGATTTGTTTGTGAAATCTGGAAATCATGAAACCTATCGTTATGGCTTTATCATCAATGGGTTGGACGCTGAAAACGGCACGCTGGCATTGTCCAACGGCACGGTTTTGACTTTGGGAGAAGACCAAGATGTGATTCGTGATGAAATCATGAAAAACCAAATGGCGGCAACCATTAAAGAACATTTGCAAAAAGAAAAACGTTTAAATCCACGCGGCATTAAAGTTTTGTCTTTGTTTTTTATTGATAAAGTGGCGAATTACCGAAACGGTGGCAAATTTGCCCAATGGTTTGAAGAAATTTACCAACAAGAAGCGAGACAAAGCGCGGACGGTGTGCATGACGGCTATTTTTCGCAAGACAAAGACACAAGCGGTAAAACCAAAGCCGATGACGATACTTATGCTTTGATTATGAAAGATAAGGAAAAATTATTGTCGTTTGATTCGCCTTTGCGTTTTATTTTTTCGCATTCTGCTTTAAAAGAAGGTTGGGATAATCCGAATGTGTTTCAGATTTGTACGCTCAATGAAACCCAATCGCCGATTAAAAAACGGCAGGAAATCGGGCGCGGTTTGCGTTTGGCGGTGAATCAGCAGGGCGAACGTGTGCGTGATGACAGCGTGAATATTTTGACCGTGATTCCCAATGAAAGTTACGAAAGTTTTGCTGCCAATTTGCAACAAGAATATGAAAATGAATGCGGCATCAAATTCAGCAATGGCGGTGCGAAAAATGCCAATCAGCGCAAACGGCAAACTTTCCGCAAAGGTTTTACGCTTGACCCTGTGTTTTTGGCAATTTGGCAGAAATTGCTGCATAAAACACGCTATGCGGTGCAATTTTCGCGTGATGATTTGATTCAGGCTGCCTGTAAATTGGTGCAAAATATGCCTGCGATTCATAAGCTGCAAATTGTGGTGCAAAAAGCCAAAATCAATCAAAGCCAAACCGATGGCATTTGGGGCGAACAAACCCATGCTCAAACCGTACAAGTGGAAAATGCCGATTGGGCAATCCCTGATGTTTTATTGGCTATCCAAAAGAAAACCAAATTGACGCGCCAAAGCATTTTTGAAATTTTGCAACAATCGGGTCGGATTGGCGAGATTGCCCATAATCCGCAGCGTTTTATTGATTTGGCAAGCGAAAAGATTTTGTTGGCATTAAATGGTTTGATGGTTGAAGGGATTGAATATTTCAGGCTGCCTGAAAACAGCGATTTGGCGTATCGGCAAAGTTTGTTGCAATGGGAAAATTTGGCACAAAATGGCACGGAATTTTTCATCAATGCACATACTTTTTCCGTTCAAAATCAGGATAAAACCATTTTTGCCGATTACATCAACTTGGATTCGCAAACCGAACACGATTTTGCACGGGATTGTGAAAATCACGAAGATGTGGCTTTGTATTTCAAATTGCCCTCTTGGTTTAAAGTGCCTACGCCAATTGGCAATTACAATCCCGATTGGGCTGTGGTAATGAAAAACCGTGAGCGCGTTTATTTTGTGGCGGAAACGAAAAACACGGGCAAGGGCATTCAAGATGGTGTGGATTTAGACAAATTGTCTTTACCAGAACAGCAAAAAATTGAATGCGCCCAAACGCATTTTGATTTATTTGATGATGTGGATTATCGGGTGGTGGAGAAATTGGCGGAGTTATAA